In a single window of the Pseudomonas oryzihabitans genome:
- a CDS encoding MFS transporter, translated as MPVPYWRLSGFYFAYFALLGATAPYLGLYFHHLGFSGTAIGQLVAIPMLMRVLAPNLWGWLADRTGRRLSIVRLGAACTLLCFSGIYLGQGFAWLALIMAGHAFFWHAVLPQFEAITLAHLRDQPQRYARIRLWGSVGFIAAVAGLGWAFEYVSLNLYPAYLLLVMAIILLASLAVPGVAVDPGQRPEAPAEPFLTTLRQPRVLAFFSAAALMQLSHGPYYTVFTLHLEALGYGRGVIGQLWSLGVITEVLIFLFMPQLLARIALTTLLVGAFLIAAGRWLLLGALADQLPVLLFAQLLHAATFACFHAAAIQFVQSHFDRRRQGQAQSLYAALSGAGGALGALYAGYAWQVSGALAAFAGASLAALAGAFLILLSVRSSTKSACAR; from the coding sequence ATGCCGGTTCCCTATTGGCGACTGTCAGGCTTCTACTTTGCCTACTTCGCCTTGCTGGGTGCCACGGCGCCCTACCTGGGGCTGTACTTCCACCACCTGGGCTTTTCCGGCACCGCCATCGGCCAATTGGTGGCCATTCCCATGCTGATGCGGGTGCTGGCGCCTAATCTCTGGGGCTGGCTGGCCGATCGTACCGGGCGCCGGTTGAGCATCGTCCGCCTGGGCGCCGCCTGCACCCTGCTGTGTTTCTCCGGCATCTACCTGGGCCAGGGGTTCGCCTGGCTGGCGCTGATCATGGCGGGCCATGCCTTCTTCTGGCATGCCGTGCTGCCCCAGTTCGAAGCCATCACCCTGGCCCATCTGCGTGACCAGCCCCAGCGCTATGCGCGTATCCGCCTCTGGGGCTCGGTGGGTTTCATCGCCGCGGTGGCCGGACTCGGCTGGGCCTTCGAATACGTCAGCCTGAATCTCTATCCGGCCTATCTGCTGCTAGTGATGGCGATCATCCTGCTCGCCTCGCTGGCGGTGCCAGGGGTGGCGGTGGATCCCGGCCAGCGCCCCGAGGCGCCGGCCGAGCCCTTCCTGACCACCCTGCGGCAACCGCGGGTACTGGCCTTCTTCTCTGCCGCGGCGCTGATGCAGCTGTCCCACGGCCCCTACTACACGGTCTTCACCCTGCACCTGGAAGCCCTTGGCTATGGCCGCGGCGTCATTGGCCAGCTCTGGTCCCTGGGCGTGATCACCGAGGTGCTGATCTTCCTGTTCATGCCCCAGCTGCTGGCGCGGATCGCCCTGACCACCCTGCTGGTCGGCGCCTTCCTGATCGCTGCCGGACGCTGGCTGCTGCTGGGCGCCCTCGCGGACCAGTTGCCAGTGCTATTGTTCGCCCAGCTCCTGCATGCGGCCACCTTCGCCTGCTTTCACGCCGCCGCCATTCAGTTCGTCCAATCCCATTTCGACCGCCGCCGCCAGGGCCAGGCCCAATCGCTCTACGCGGCACTTTCCGGGGCTGGCGGTGCGCTGGGCGCGCTGTATGCTGGCTATGCCTGGCAGGTATCCGGCGCCCTTGCCGCCTTTGCCGGTGCCTCCTTGGCGGCATTGGCAGGGGCCTTCCTCATCCTCTTGTCCGTTAGGTCCAGTACGAAAAGTGCCTGCGCTCGGTGA
- the aroC gene encoding chorismate synthase, whose product MSGNTLGTLFTVTTAGESHGPALVAIVDGCPPGLPLDIADLQRDLDRRKPGTSRHTTQRQEADEVEILSGVFEGVTTGTPIGLLIRNTDQKSKDYSAIKDLFRPAHADYAYHHKYGLRDYRGGGRSSARETAMRVAAGAIAKKYLATQGIRVRGYMSQLGPIEIPFKTWDSVEENAFFSPDPAKVPELEAYMDQLRRDQDSVGARITVVADGVPPGLGEPIFDRLDAELAYALMSVNAVKGVEIGAGFASVAQRGTEHRDELTPEGFLSNNAGGVLGGISSGQPIVAHLALKPTSSITTSGRSIDVHGNPVELITKGRHDPCVGIRATPIAEAMMALVLMDHLLRHRAQNAEVRVSTPVLPQL is encoded by the coding sequence ATGTCCGGCAATACCCTCGGCACGCTGTTTACCGTCACCACCGCCGGCGAAAGCCATGGCCCGGCGCTGGTCGCCATCGTCGACGGTTGCCCACCCGGACTGCCCCTGGACATCGCCGACCTGCAGCGCGACCTGGATCGGCGCAAGCCCGGCACCAGCCGCCACACCACCCAGCGCCAGGAAGCGGACGAGGTGGAGATCCTGTCCGGGGTCTTCGAAGGGGTCACTACCGGCACGCCGATTGGTCTGCTGATCCGCAACACCGACCAGAAGTCCAAGGACTACTCGGCGATCAAGGACCTGTTCCGCCCAGCCCACGCCGATTACGCCTACCACCATAAATATGGCCTGCGCGACTACCGCGGCGGCGGTCGCAGCTCGGCGCGGGAAACCGCCATGCGTGTGGCGGCCGGTGCCATCGCCAAGAAGTACCTGGCGACCCAGGGCATCCGGGTGCGCGGCTACATGAGCCAGCTGGGTCCGATCGAGATCCCTTTCAAGACCTGGGATAGCGTGGAAGAGAACGCTTTCTTCAGCCCCGACCCCGCCAAGGTGCCGGAGCTGGAGGCCTACATGGATCAGCTGCGCCGCGACCAGGACTCGGTGGGTGCGCGCATCACCGTGGTCGCCGACGGCGTGCCACCCGGTCTGGGCGAGCCCATCTTCGACCGCCTCGACGCCGAACTGGCCTATGCGCTGATGAGCGTCAACGCGGTCAAGGGCGTGGAAATCGGCGCCGGCTTCGCCAGCGTCGCCCAACGCGGTACCGAGCACCGTGACGAGCTGACCCCGGAAGGCTTCCTGTCCAACAACGCCGGTGGCGTGCTGGGCGGCATCTCATCCGGCCAGCCCATCGTTGCCCATCTGGCGCTCAAGCCCACCTCCAGTATCACCACTTCAGGACGCTCCATCGACGTCCACGGCAATCCGGTCGAACTCATCACCAAGGGTCGCCACGATCCCTGTGTGGGCATCCGCGCCACTCCGATCGCCGAAGCCATGATGGCCCTGGTGTTGATGGATCACCTCCTGCGCCATCGCGCGCAGAACGCCGAGGTGCGGGTCTCCACACCCGTCCTGCCCCAGCTCTGA
- a CDS encoding alpha/beta hydrolase codes for MRLLFSLLLCLALPALAKAADPVLFRPLQLDTGSGVLKGSLILPRSERPQPVVLFVSGSGPLDRNGNAPGARNAALQRLAEALGKRRIASVRFDKRGVAESRSAEPDESHLSVERYVDDLVGWIRLLRADPRFSEVILLGHSEGALIASLAADRVPVAGVVTLAGSGRPIDVVLREQLAGKLSPAALASAQWIIDQLLRGTPVPEVPKELLVLFRPSVQPYLISLFRQDPAKAFAGIQAPALIIQGTHDVQVEVDDARALHRAKPDAELAIIPGMNHVLRIAPADFQAQLPTYDNPNLPLARELIERVAAFVQRSGSPHTGR; via the coding sequence ATGCGTCTGCTGTTCTCCCTGCTGCTGTGCCTCGCCCTGCCCGCCCTGGCCAAGGCCGCCGATCCCGTGCTCTTTCGTCCCCTCCAGCTCGACACCGGCAGCGGCGTGCTCAAGGGCAGCCTGATCCTGCCCCGCAGCGAGCGTCCGCAACCGGTGGTGCTCTTCGTTTCCGGCTCGGGCCCCCTCGACCGCAATGGCAACGCCCCCGGCGCCCGCAATGCCGCCCTGCAACGCCTGGCCGAGGCCCTCGGCAAGCGGCGGATCGCCAGCGTGCGCTTCGACAAGCGCGGCGTGGCGGAAAGCCGCAGCGCCGAGCCGGACGAGAGCCATTTGAGCGTAGAGCGCTATGTCGACGATCTGGTCGGCTGGATCCGGCTGCTGCGCGCCGATCCGCGCTTTTCCGAGGTGATCCTGCTCGGTCACAGCGAAGGCGCCCTGATCGCCAGCTTGGCCGCCGACCGGGTGCCGGTCGCGGGCGTGGTGACCCTGGCCGGCAGCGGCCGCCCGATCGACGTGGTGCTGCGCGAGCAGCTGGCGGGCAAGCTGTCGCCCGCGGCCCTGGCCAGCGCCCAGTGGATCATCGACCAGTTGCTGCGTGGCACGCCGGTACCCGAGGTGCCGAAGGAGCTGCTGGTGCTGTTCCGACCCAGCGTCCAGCCCTATCTGATCTCGCTGTTCCGCCAGGATCCGGCCAAGGCCTTTGCCGGCATCCAGGCACCGGCGCTGATCATCCAGGGCACCCACGATGTCCAGGTGGAGGTCGATGACGCCCGGGCGCTGCACCGGGCCAAGCCAGATGCCGAACTGGCGATCATTCCCGGGATGAACCACGTGCTGCGCATCGCCCCTGCGGACTTCCAGGCGCAACTGCCCACCTACGACAATCCCAACCTGCCCCTGGCCCGCGAGTTGATCGAGCGCGTAGCCGCCTTTGTCCAGCGCTCAGGTTCCCCGCACACCGGCCGATAA
- a CDS encoding penicillin acylase family protein → MVSPLSFRRRAPLRLATLGLLTTLAGCQYFAEEQPTRNQPQLKGSLPLRGLAQTASVRRNADGQPLIETTTFHDALFALGYVHASERLAQMVELRLLAQGRLAEAYGDSRLDTDRFMRAVDLRKAAQVAYSNASPRMKTFFEVYARGVNAYLYRAGERVELDGHEYRAEYWKPEDSALLFELLNFAQAVDLRKETAALALAAQVGPERLAWLLPTYPDEPLPEEETAKLRGLNLRGQLPGLDALLDVQRQLAQLAPFGGPTGTAWAATPGHTRSGRSLLGVDKVSAFNGQSPFTLVTLRAPRFEAVGTTLPGLPLLLDGYNGKLAWGAATLMGDSQDLYLERLQRQGGRLQVQSGGQWQPAGERVETFFVRGEKPRRETLYTSPRGPLLNLALAPDANGYGLALRSSRLEADKSLDALFDLSRAKDVERAFELARELRASDWNLVFADAEHVGWQVTGRYPNRRSGLGLLPSPGWDERYAWDGYADPMLHPYDQDPAQGWLGAANQRVVPRGYGMQLSSNWSGPERQERLAQLAGRSARLDSRDAMALQQDQTTTLAAKLKTQLDAPGFAAPLRQAIAALPAAQRQAAEEALRRLQNFDGRLAAGSADAALYEAFLQVLAEQTFADELGGTRSKAWQAFTTLSDTGYNAIVDHLLARDDSPYWDDVSTATREDKPAIFARSLAGAIATCEAKLSSDRAAWQWGRLHRLDGNASGGDGSTLDLTASHWGGNDQVWLAPALRLVVDFGLAEPLQASQAGTPGKGWAQGQYRSLPLQPQNLERVYGRDRLLLIPQK, encoded by the coding sequence ATGGTCTCGCCTCTTTCCTTTCGCCGGCGCGCGCCTCTGCGCCTCGCTACCCTCGGCCTGTTGACGACCCTCGCCGGTTGCCAGTACTTCGCCGAGGAGCAGCCGACTCGCAATCAGCCGCAACTCAAGGGCAGCCTGCCCCTGCGTGGCCTGGCGCAGACCGCTTCGGTGCGCCGTAACGCCGATGGCCAGCCGTTGATCGAGACCACCACCTTCCACGACGCCCTCTTCGCCCTCGGCTACGTTCACGCCAGCGAACGCCTGGCGCAGATGGTCGAGCTGCGCCTGCTGGCCCAGGGTCGGCTGGCCGAAGCCTATGGTGACAGCCGGCTGGATACCGACCGTTTCATGCGCGCGGTCGATCTGCGCAAGGCTGCCCAGGTGGCTTACAGCAACGCCTCGCCGCGCATGAAGACCTTTTTCGAGGTCTATGCCCGGGGCGTCAATGCCTACCTCTATCGCGCCGGCGAGCGAGTCGAGTTGGATGGCCACGAGTACCGCGCCGAGTACTGGAAGCCGGAAGACAGTGCCCTGCTCTTCGAACTGCTGAACTTCGCCCAGGCAGTGGACCTGCGCAAGGAGACCGCCGCGCTGGCACTGGCCGCCCAGGTCGGCCCCGAGCGCCTCGCCTGGCTGCTGCCCACCTATCCGGACGAACCCCTGCCCGAGGAGGAGACGGCCAAGCTGCGCGGCTTGAATCTGCGGGGCCAGTTGCCCGGCCTCGACGCCCTGCTGGACGTCCAGCGCCAGCTGGCGCAACTGGCGCCCTTCGGTGGCCCGACCGGTACCGCCTGGGCGGCCACTCCGGGCCACACCCGCAGCGGCCGCAGCCTGCTCGGGGTGGACAAGGTCAGCGCCTTCAATGGCCAGTCGCCCTTCACCCTGGTGACCCTGAGAGCGCCCCGTTTCGAAGCCGTGGGCACCACCCTGCCCGGCCTGCCGCTGCTGCTCGATGGCTACAACGGCAAGCTGGCCTGGGGCGCCGCGACCCTGATGGGCGACAGCCAGGACCTCTACCTCGAGCGCCTGCAACGCCAGGGCGGTCGCCTGCAGGTGCAGAGCGGCGGCCAGTGGCAACCCGCCGGCGAACGGGTGGAAACCTTCTTCGTGCGCGGCGAGAAACCGCGTCGCGAAACCCTTTACACCAGCCCGCGCGGCCCCCTGCTGAATCTGGCGCTGGCGCCGGACGCCAACGGCTATGGCCTGGCCTTGCGCAGCAGCCGTCTGGAAGCCGACAAGAGCCTGGACGCGCTCTTCGACCTGTCCCGCGCCAAGGACGTGGAACGCGCCTTCGAACTGGCCCGCGAGCTACGCGCCAGTGACTGGAACCTGGTGTTCGCCGATGCCGAGCACGTCGGCTGGCAGGTGACCGGGCGCTATCCCAATCGCCGCAGCGGTTTGGGGCTGCTGCCCTCGCCCGGCTGGGACGAGCGTTACGCCTGGGACGGCTACGCCGATCCCATGCTGCACCCCTATGATCAGGACCCGGCCCAGGGCTGGCTGGGCGCCGCCAACCAGCGTGTGGTGCCGCGCGGCTACGGCATGCAGCTGTCCAGCAACTGGTCGGGCCCCGAGCGCCAGGAGCGCCTGGCGCAACTGGCCGGGCGCTCGGCGCGCCTGGACAGCCGCGACGCCATGGCGCTACAGCAGGACCAGACCACCACCCTCGCCGCCAAGCTGAAGACGCAACTCGACGCCCCCGGCTTCGCCGCCCCGCTGCGCCAGGCCATCGCGGCGCTACCCGCTGCCCAGCGCCAGGCGGCGGAAGAAGCCCTGCGGCGTCTGCAGAACTTCGACGGTCGCCTGGCCGCCGGCTCAGCCGATGCGGCGCTCTACGAGGCCTTCTTGCAGGTTTTGGCCGAACAGACCTTCGCCGATGAACTGGGTGGCACCAGGAGCAAGGCCTGGCAGGCCTTCACCACCCTTAGCGACACCGGCTACAACGCCATCGTCGATCACCTCCTGGCCCGCGACGACAGCCCCTATTGGGATGACGTCAGCACGGCCACCCGCGAAGACAAGCCGGCGATCTTCGCCCGCTCCCTGGCCGGGGCCATTGCGACCTGCGAGGCCAAGCTGAGCAGCGATCGCGCCGCCTGGCAGTGGGGCCGCCTGCATCGTCTGGACGGCAATGCGAGCGGTGGTGACGGCTCGACCCTGGACCTGACCGCCAGCCACTGGGGCGGTAACGATCAGGTCTGGCTGGCACCCGCACTTCGCCTAGTGGTGGACTTCGGCCTGGCCGAACCCCTGCAGGCGAGTCAGGCCGGCACCCCGGGCAAGGGGTGGGCCCAAGGGCAGTATCGGAGCCTGCCGCTGCAGCCACAGAATCTGGAGCGCGTCTATGGGCGCGACCGCCTGCTGTTGATCCCGCAGAAGTAG